A window of Phenylobacterium sp. NIBR 498073 genomic DNA:
GCTGCTGCTGGAACAGACCGAGGTCTACGAGGACAAGGTCCGCGGCGAATGGATCGCGCCCTGGGGCGTGGCCGAGGTGCATCGGCTGGGGCTCTACGACCTGCTGGTCGGGGCTGGCGGCCATCACATCACCCGCCACGTCACCTTCGATGAGTCGCTCGATCCCGGAACGGCGGAAGCCTCGGCCCTGCCGCTGAGCATCTTCCGTGAGGGCGTTCCCGGGCCGCTCTGCCTGCGCCATCCGCTGCACTGCCAGACCCTTTTCGATGCGGCGCGGGCGGCCGGCGCGGTCGCCCTGCGCGGGGTGATCGTCAATTCCGTCGAGGCTGGCCCGCGCCCGCGCGTGGTCTACGAGCATGACGGCCAGACGTACGAAGCCACGGCGCGGCTGCTGGCCGGCGCCGACGGGCGCGCCTCGCAGGTGCGCGAGGCCGCCGGGATCACGCTGCATCAGGACAGGGCGCATCACTGGTTCGGCGGGTTGCTGGTCAAGGACGTGGTCGGCTGGGACCCACAGCTGCAGGCGATCGGCACCGAGGGGGACTTCGGTTTCCTGGCCTTTCCGCAGGGCGGCGGCATGGTGCGGGTCTATGGCGGCTACGCGCTCGACCAGGCGCAGCGGTTCAAGGGCGCGGACGGGGCGCGCCGGTTCCTCGACGCCTTCGACCTCGGCTGCAGCCCGGCCAACCGCTGCCTGACCGCGGGGGCGCCGGCCGGGCCGCTGTTCAGCTACGTCAACGCCGACAGCTGGACCGACCAGCCCTATGGCCCAGGCGTGGTGTTGGTCGGCGACGCGGCCGGCTGGAACGACCCGATCATCGGCCTGGGGCTGTCGATCACCTATCGCGACGTGCGCATCGTCTCCGAGCTGCTGAAGTCGGCCGACGACTGGGAGCGCCTGGACCTCGAACCGTATCGCGAGGAGCGCGCCGAGCGCATGCGCCGGCTGCGCTTCGCCGCAAAGCTGCAGGCCGCGCTCGACATGGAGTTCGGCGAAGCTGCGCGCCAGCGCCGTCGCCGCCACTTCGAGCGCGCCGCCGACGACCCGACCCTGCGGCTGCATAGCCTGGCGGTGATGGCCGGGCCCGAGGTCGCGCCGCCCGAGACGTTCACCGAGGCGCACCGCGCCCGCGTGTTGGAGGACTGAGTGGACATCGCCGATTACAACGCCCGCTGGCTGGGGGCCTGGACCGCCAAGGACGTCGAGGCCCTGTGCGGCTTCTACGCTGAGAACGTCGTCTACAAGGATCCGCAGACGGCGGCCGGGATCACCGGCCAGGACGCCCTGCGCGCCTATCTGACCGGCCTGTTCGCCGCCACGCCGGCCATGACCTACACCCCCGACGAGACCTGGCCAATCCCCGGCGGGTTCTGCGGCCGCTGGTATTGCGACATCGCCGGCGGCGGGCGGATGCGCGGCTTCGACCTGGTGATCCTCGACGGCGACAAGATCGCCCTGAACGAGGTCTATGTGCACCAACTGCCGGCATGAGCCGCCGCCCCGACATCCGCGCCCCGGGCGAGATCGACGCCGCCTGGCTGTCGGCGGTCCTGGCCGCTGGCGGGATCGA
This region includes:
- a CDS encoding FAD-dependent monooxygenase, which translates into the protein MQTYDLIIVGGGIGGSALAAVMAQAGRSVLLLEQTEVYEDKVRGEWIAPWGVAEVHRLGLYDLLVGAGGHHITRHVTFDESLDPGTAEASALPLSIFREGVPGPLCLRHPLHCQTLFDAARAAGAVALRGVIVNSVEAGPRPRVVYEHDGQTYEATARLLAGADGRASQVREAAGITLHQDRAHHWFGGLLVKDVVGWDPQLQAIGTEGDFGFLAFPQGGGMVRVYGGYALDQAQRFKGADGARRFLDAFDLGCSPANRCLTAGAPAGPLFSYVNADSWTDQPYGPGVVLVGDAAGWNDPIIGLGLSITYRDVRIVSELLKSADDWERLDLEPYREERAERMRRLRFAAKLQAALDMEFGEAARQRRRRHFERAADDPTLRLHSLAVMAGPEVAPPETFTEAHRARVLED
- a CDS encoding nuclear transport factor 2 family protein, which codes for MDIADYNARWLGAWTAKDVEALCGFYAENVVYKDPQTAAGITGQDALRAYLTGLFAATPAMTYTPDETWPIPGGFCGRWYCDIAGGGRMRGFDLVILDGDKIALNEVYVHQLPA